The following are encoded in a window of Citrobacter freundii genomic DNA:
- the mglB gene encoding galactose/glucose ABC transporter substrate-binding protein MglB, which produces MNKKVLTLSAVMASMLFGAAAHAADTRIGVTIYKYDDNFMSVVRKAIEKDAKTAPDVQLLMNDSQNDQSKQNDQIDVLLAKGVKALAINLVDPAAAGTVIEKARGQNVPIVFFNKEPSRKALDSYDKAFYVGTDSKESGIIQGDLIAKHWAANPNWDLNKDGKIQFVLLKGEPGHPDAEARTTYVIKELNDKGIKTEQLQLDTAMWDTAQAKDKVDAWMSGPNANKIEVVIANNDAMAMGAIEALKAHNKTSVPVFGVDALPEALALVKSGAMAGTVLNDANNQAKATFDLAKNLAAGKGAADGTTWKIENKIVRIPYVGVDKDNLAEFTNK; this is translated from the coding sequence ATGAATAAGAAGGTGTTGACCCTGTCTGCTGTAATGGCAAGCATGTTATTCGGTGCGGCTGCGCACGCTGCTGATACCCGTATTGGTGTGACGATTTATAAGTATGACGATAACTTTATGTCTGTGGTACGTAAAGCAATCGAAAAAGATGCCAAAACGGCGCCAGATGTACAGCTGCTGATGAATGACTCCCAGAACGATCAGTCTAAACAAAACGATCAGATTGATGTGTTGCTGGCAAAAGGCGTGAAAGCTCTGGCGATCAACCTGGTTGACCCGGCAGCAGCGGGCACGGTCATTGAGAAAGCACGCGGTCAGAACGTTCCTATCGTGTTCTTCAACAAAGAGCCTTCTCGTAAAGCGCTGGACAGCTATGACAAAGCCTTCTACGTCGGTACTGACTCCAAAGAATCCGGCATCATCCAGGGCGATTTGATTGCTAAGCACTGGGCGGCAAACCCGAACTGGGACCTGAACAAAGACGGTAAAATTCAGTTTGTTCTGCTGAAAGGCGAGCCGGGACACCCGGATGCTGAAGCACGTACCACCTACGTGATTAAAGAGCTGAACGACAAAGGCATTAAAACTGAGCAGTTGCAGTTAGACACCGCTATGTGGGATACCGCTCAGGCGAAAGATAAAGTTGATGCGTGGATGTCCGGTCCAAATGCTAACAAAATTGAAGTCGTTATCGCGAACAACGACGCTATGGCAATGGGTGCGATAGAAGCGCTGAAAGCACACAACAAAACCAGCGTACCGGTATTTGGTGTGGATGCATTGCCAGAAGCACTGGCACTGGTTAAATCTGGCGCAATGGCCGGTACCGTGCTGAACGATGCTAACAACCAGGCGAAAGCGACTTTCGATCTGGCGAAAAACCTGGCAGCCGGCAAAGGCGCAGCGGATGGCACGACCTGGAAAATCGAGAATAAAATCGTTCGTATTCCTTACGTCGGCGTCGATAAAGATAATCTGGCAGAGTTCACCAACAAATAA
- the yeiB gene encoding DUF418 domain-containing protein YeiB, with product MERNVTLDFIRGVAILGILLLNISAFGLPKAAYLNPAWSGSITLSDAWTWAVLDLFAQVKFLTLFALLFGAGLQMLLPRGKRWIQSRLTLLVLLGFIHGLLFWDGDILLAYGLIGLIGWRLIRDAPSVKSLFNTGALLYLVGIGVLLLLGSISGGETSRAWTPDASALLYEKYWKINGGMEAVSNRVDMLSNSLLALGAQYGWQLAGMMLLGAALMRSGWLKGQYSLSHYRHTGMLLVVTGIAINLPAIMLQWHLDWAYRWCAFLLQAPRELSAPFQTIGYAALMFGFWPQLSRVKIVIAIACVGRMALTNYLLQTLICTTVFYQFGLFMQFDRLTLLFFVIPVWAVNLLFSVIWLHFYRQGPVEWLWRQLTLRASGTSLPRTSR from the coding sequence ATGGAGCGTAATGTCACGCTGGATTTTATTCGTGGCGTTGCCATCCTCGGGATCCTGCTTCTCAATATCAGCGCCTTTGGTTTGCCAAAGGCGGCATATCTCAACCCGGCCTGGTCTGGCAGCATTACTTTATCGGATGCCTGGACTTGGGCGGTGCTCGATCTCTTCGCGCAGGTAAAATTCCTCACGCTGTTCGCTCTGCTCTTCGGCGCGGGCCTGCAAATGCTGCTGCCACGCGGAAAACGCTGGATCCAGTCGCGACTCACGCTGCTGGTCTTACTGGGGTTTATTCACGGCTTACTATTCTGGGATGGCGATATCCTGCTGGCGTATGGCTTAATCGGCCTGATCGGCTGGCGCCTGATTCGTGATGCCCCATCGGTAAAAAGCCTGTTTAACACCGGTGCTCTGCTGTATCTGGTGGGGATCGGCGTACTGCTGCTGCTAGGTTCGATTTCTGGGGGGGAAACCAGTCGCGCCTGGACACCGGATGCCTCCGCGTTGCTGTATGAAAAGTACTGGAAGATTAATGGCGGCATGGAGGCGGTGAGTAACCGCGTGGATATGCTGTCAAACAGCCTGCTGGCGCTGGGGGCGCAGTACGGCTGGCAACTGGCGGGGATGATGCTGTTGGGTGCCGCATTAATGCGCAGTGGCTGGCTGAAAGGGCAGTACAGTTTGTCGCATTATCGACATACAGGTATGCTGCTGGTGGTGACCGGTATAGCAATCAATCTGCCTGCGATTATGCTGCAGTGGCATCTCGACTGGGCGTACCGCTGGTGTGCTTTCCTGCTACAAGCCCCGCGTGAACTGAGCGCGCCGTTTCAGACCATCGGCTACGCTGCGTTGATGTTTGGTTTCTGGCCGCAACTGAGTCGCGTTAAGATTGTTATCGCTATTGCCTGCGTAGGACGCATGGCGCTGACTAATTATCTACTGCAGACGCTTATCTGCACCACGGTGTTTTATCAGTTCGGTTTGTTTATGCAATTCGACCGGCTGACGCTGCTGTTTTTCGTTATTCCCGTCTGGGCTGTTAACCTGCTTTTCTCCGTCATTTGGCTGCATTTTTACCGGCAGGGCCCGGTGGAGTGGCTATGGCGTCAATTAACCCTGCGTGCTTCAGGGACATCATTGCCGCGAACATCCAGATAA
- the galS gene encoding HTH-type transcriptional regulator GalS, translating into MVTIRDVARQSGVSVATVSRVLNNSALVSPDTREAVMKAVTQLGYRPNANAQALATQVSDTIGVVVMDVSDSFFGALVKAVDLVAQQHQKYVLIGNSYHEAEKERHAIEVLIRQRCNALIVHSKALSDRELGEFMEHIPGMVLINRIVPGYAHRCVCLDNISGAKMATRMLLNNGHQRIGYLASSHRIEDDAMRKEGWMSALQEHGITPAESWVGTGSPDMPGGESAMVELLGRNLQLTAVFAYNDNMAAGALTALKDNGIAIPLHLSIIGFDDIPIARYTDPQLTTVRYPIASMAKMATELALQGAAGTLDPAATHCFMPTLVRRHSVALRQNAAPITN; encoded by the coding sequence ATGGTAACCATACGTGATGTGGCACGGCAGTCTGGCGTTTCTGTAGCGACGGTTTCCCGCGTACTGAATAACAGTGCGTTGGTGAGTCCTGACACCCGTGAAGCGGTAATGAAGGCTGTGACACAGTTAGGCTATCGACCCAATGCCAATGCGCAAGCGCTGGCGACGCAGGTGAGCGACACCATTGGGGTCGTGGTGATGGATGTATCAGATTCGTTTTTTGGTGCATTGGTGAAAGCCGTGGATCTGGTGGCTCAGCAGCACCAGAAATATGTGCTGATTGGCAACAGTTATCATGAAGCTGAAAAAGAACGTCATGCCATCGAAGTCCTGATCCGCCAACGTTGTAATGCCTTGATTGTCCACTCAAAAGCGCTGAGCGATCGCGAGCTAGGCGAGTTTATGGAACACATCCCGGGCATGGTGCTCATCAATCGCATTGTGCCGGGTTACGCCCATCGCTGTGTCTGCCTGGACAATATCAGCGGAGCTAAAATGGCCACCCGCATGCTGCTCAATAACGGTCATCAACGTATTGGCTACCTGGCGTCAAGCCACCGAATTGAAGATGATGCGATGCGCAAAGAGGGCTGGATGAGCGCGTTGCAGGAACACGGTATTACGCCAGCGGAAAGCTGGGTAGGTACCGGTTCACCGGATATGCCGGGGGGCGAATCAGCCATGGTGGAGTTGTTGGGGCGCAATTTGCAGCTGACGGCGGTTTTTGCCTACAACGACAACATGGCTGCCGGAGCGCTGACGGCGTTAAAAGACAACGGCATCGCCATTCCATTACACCTGTCTATCATTGGTTTCGATGATATCCCGATTGCCCGTTACACTGACCCTCAACTGACCACCGTGCGCTACCCCATTGCGTCAATGGCGAAAATGGCGACAGAGCTTGCGCTACAAGGGGCGGCGGGTACGCTGGATCCGGCGGCAACGCACTGTTTTATGCCGACACTGGTGCGACGTCATTCTGTGGCGTTGCGACAGAATGCGGCACCGATCACTAACTGA
- the fghA gene encoding S-formylglutathione hydrolase — MEMLEEHRCFEGWQQRWRHDSATLNCTMTFSIFLPPPRENTPPPVLYWLSGLTCNDENFTTKAGAQRIAAELGIVLVMPDTSPRGEHVANDDGYDLGQGAGFYLNATQAPWAANFRMYDYLRDELPQLIQAHFNVSERCAISGHSMGGHGALIMALKNPGRYTSVSAFAPIVNPCRVSWGVKAFSAYLGEDKSTWAEWDSCALMLASKPEEAIPTLIDQGDSDQFLADQLQPAVLAEVARQTAWPMTLRIQPGFDHSYYFIASFIEDHLRFHAQYLLK, encoded by the coding sequence ATGGAAATGCTCGAAGAGCACCGCTGTTTTGAAGGCTGGCAGCAACGCTGGCGTCATGATTCCGCCACCTTAAATTGCACCATGACCTTCAGCATTTTTCTCCCACCGCCGCGCGAAAATACGCCGCCTCCGGTACTGTACTGGCTGTCGGGCCTGACCTGTAATGATGAAAACTTTACCACCAAAGCGGGTGCGCAGCGCATTGCAGCTGAGTTGGGGATCGTACTGGTGATGCCGGATACCAGCCCACGCGGTGAACACGTTGCGAACGATGACGGGTACGATTTAGGCCAGGGTGCAGGCTTTTATCTCAATGCTACCCAGGCCCCCTGGGCCGCGAATTTCCGCATGTATGATTATTTGCGGGATGAGCTGCCGCAGCTTATTCAAGCGCATTTTAACGTCAGCGAGCGCTGCGCCATCAGCGGACACTCGATGGGTGGTCACGGCGCATTGATTATGGCGCTGAAAAATCCCGGCAGATACACCAGCGTTTCCGCCTTTGCACCGATTGTTAACCCCTGTCGCGTGTCGTGGGGCGTGAAGGCGTTTAGCGCCTATCTGGGCGAGGATAAATCGACCTGGGCCGAATGGGACAGCTGCGCATTAATGTTAGCCAGTAAACCGGAAGAGGCAATTCCAACGCTTATCGATCAGGGTGATAGCGATCAGTTCCTTGCCGATCAGCTCCAGCCCGCCGTACTGGCGGAGGTAGCCCGTCAAACCGCGTGGCCGATGACGTTACGTATCCAGCCAGGCTTTGATCACAGCTATTACTTTATTGCGTCGTTCATTGAAGATCACCTGCGCTTCCACGCGCAGTATCTGCTGAAGTAA
- the mglC gene encoding galactose/methyl galactoside ABC transporter permease MglC: MSALNKKSFLTYLKEGGIYVVLLVLLAIIIFQDPTFLSLLNLSNILTQSSVRIIIALGVAGLIVTQGTDLSAGRQVGLAAVVAATLLQSMENANKVFPEMATMPIIVVVLIVCAIGAIIGLVNGIIIAYLNVTPFITTLGTMIIVYGINSLYYDFVGASPISGFDSGFSTFAQGFIALGSFRLSYITFYALIAVAFVWVLWNKTRFGKNIFAIGGNPEAAKVSGVNVALNLLIIYALSGVFYAFGGLLEAGRIGSATNNLGFMYELDAIAACVVGGVSFSGGVGTVFGVVTGVIIFTVINYGLTYIGVNPYWQYIIKGGIIIFAVALDSLKYARKK; this comes from the coding sequence ATGAGTGCGTTAAATAAGAAAAGTTTTCTTACTTACCTGAAAGAAGGCGGAATTTACGTTGTTCTTTTAGTTCTGCTGGCCATTATTATTTTCCAGGACCCCACATTCTTAAGTTTACTGAACTTGAGTAACATTCTGACCCAATCCTCGGTGCGTATTATTATCGCGCTGGGCGTAGCCGGACTGATTGTTACCCAGGGTACTGACCTGTCAGCCGGGCGTCAGGTTGGCCTGGCGGCGGTGGTTGCCGCAACGTTGCTGCAATCTATGGAGAACGCCAACAAGGTGTTCCCGGAAATGGCCACCATGCCGATCATCGTGGTGGTACTGATTGTTTGTGCCATCGGTGCCATTATCGGCTTGGTGAACGGTATCATCATTGCTTACCTGAACGTGACGCCGTTTATCACTACCCTTGGTACGATGATCATCGTGTACGGGATCAACTCACTGTATTACGATTTCGTTGGGGCATCGCCTATTTCTGGCTTTGACAGCGGGTTCTCCACCTTTGCGCAGGGCTTTATTGCGCTGGGCAGTTTCCGACTCTCCTACATCACCTTCTATGCGCTGATTGCGGTGGCCTTTGTTTGGGTATTGTGGAACAAGACCCGCTTCGGTAAAAACATTTTTGCCATTGGCGGTAACCCGGAAGCGGCGAAAGTGTCGGGTGTTAACGTTGCGCTGAACCTGCTGATTATCTATGCGCTGTCCGGGGTGTTCTATGCCTTCGGTGGTTTGCTGGAAGCAGGGCGTATCGGCTCGGCAACCAACAACCTCGGCTTTATGTATGAGCTTGATGCCATTGCGGCCTGTGTCGTGGGCGGCGTGTCGTTCAGTGGCGGGGTCGGTACCGTTTTTGGTGTAGTGACCGGTGTGATAATCTTCACCGTCATCAACTATGGCCTGACCTACATCGGCGTGAACCCTTACTGGCAGTACATCATTAAAGGCGGCATTATTATCTTCGCCGTGGCGCTGGACTCACTGAAATACGCGCGTAAGAAGTAA
- the folE gene encoding GTP cyclohydrolase I FolE, with translation MSSLSKEAALVHEALVARGLETPLRPPVQEMDNETRKRLISGHMTEIMQLLNLDLSDDSLMETPHRIAKMYVDEIFSGLDYANFPKITVIENKMKVDEMVTVRDITLTSTCEHHFVTIDGKATVAYIPKESVIGLSKINRIVQFFAQRPQVQERLTQQILTALQTLLGTNNVAVSIDAVHYCVKARGIRDATSATTTTSLGGLFKSSQNTRQEFLRAVRHHN, from the coding sequence ATGTCATCACTCAGTAAAGAAGCGGCCCTGGTACATGAAGCGCTGGTTGCGCGTGGTCTCGAAACACCGCTGCGCCCGCCCGTGCAAGAGATGGATAACGAAACGCGCAAACGTCTTATCTCCGGCCATATGACCGAGATTATGCAATTGCTCAATCTCGATTTGAGCGATGACAGCCTGATGGAAACGCCGCATCGCATCGCAAAAATGTATGTCGATGAGATTTTTTCCGGTCTCGATTACGCCAATTTTCCTAAAATCACCGTCATTGAAAACAAAATGAAGGTTGATGAAATGGTCACCGTTCGTGATATCACGCTGACCAGCACCTGCGAACATCACTTTGTCACTATCGATGGCAAAGCGACGGTGGCGTATATCCCGAAAGAATCCGTGATTGGTTTGTCGAAGATTAACCGTATCGTGCAATTCTTTGCCCAGCGTCCGCAGGTGCAGGAGCGTCTGACCCAACAAATCCTGACCGCACTGCAAACCCTGCTGGGAACCAATAATGTGGCGGTGTCGATTGATGCGGTGCATTACTGTGTGAAAGCGCGCGGTATTCGCGATGCGACCAGCGCCACTACGACCACCTCACTGGGCGGATTATTTAAATCCAGCCAGAATACGCGTCAGGAATTCCTGCGCGCTGTACGTCACCACAACTGA
- a CDS encoding ligand-gated channel protein — MTIPHVKAVAAAVCVASLPSLVYAADQDTVVVTATGFEQKIQDAPASISVITKQQIEDKAYRDVTDALKDVPGVVVTGGGSSSDISIRGMASQYTLFLVNGKRISTRGTRPNSDNSGIEQGWLPPLESIERIEVIRGPMSSLYGSDAMGGVINVITKKVSNTKGWSGSLHGDATFQEDRDSGDIYQTNAYASGPLIDGLLGAKVTGLFSHRAEDEIVNGYNEQRMRNGGLTLNLTPDDKNDIDFDYARELQDRDSTPGKSTAEESCRNGSCKPNSKSENKYVHTTYSLTHSGYYDDFNTTSYIQQEETDNPGRQMKSYNTIFNNQNQIFLGAHTLTAGGQYRYEKLRDNGNQLEAADGLNKLTRWSWALFAEDEWAVTDTFTLTGGLRMDKDENYGDNWTPRGYGVWHLSDQWTLKGGVSAGYRAPDLRQSSASWGQVTGGGRLKGIIVGNPDLKPEKSLSEEIGLLWDNGNDLNAGVTLFNTDFKDKITEVRRCNSSADPACTIGGTHYDFVSDRVNVDEANMRGVESTFGWKITSDLNWTANYTFTESEQKSGQFSGQPLNKMPKHMFNTTLDWQATQDLGFWSRLNLRGKTSEYLSRTSMAQGTPSYTQVDVGVRYYVSKDVLATAGVYNVLDKQIDYETYDTILDGRRYTVGLTYNF, encoded by the coding sequence ATGACTATACCTCACGTTAAGGCCGTTGCTGCCGCAGTATGCGTCGCCAGCCTCCCATCACTCGTCTATGCCGCTGACCAGGATACCGTAGTGGTCACCGCGACCGGTTTCGAGCAAAAGATTCAGGATGCCCCCGCCTCTATTTCTGTGATCACCAAGCAGCAAATTGAGGATAAAGCCTACCGCGATGTCACCGATGCGCTCAAAGACGTGCCTGGCGTCGTCGTCACGGGTGGCGGTAGCAGCAGTGATATCAGCATCCGCGGGATGGCCTCGCAGTACACGCTCTTCCTGGTCAACGGTAAGCGGATCAGCACACGCGGCACGCGACCGAACAGCGATAACTCCGGCATTGAACAAGGCTGGCTGCCGCCGCTGGAATCCATTGAACGCATCGAAGTGATCCGTGGCCCCATGTCATCGCTGTACGGCTCCGATGCAATGGGCGGGGTGATTAACGTGATCACCAAAAAGGTATCGAATACCAAAGGCTGGAGTGGTTCTCTACATGGTGACGCCACCTTCCAGGAAGACCGTGACTCCGGCGATATTTACCAGACTAACGCCTATGCGTCCGGGCCGCTGATTGACGGATTACTCGGCGCAAAAGTCACCGGGTTATTCTCTCACCGTGCCGAAGATGAAATCGTCAATGGTTATAACGAACAGCGTATGCGTAATGGGGGATTAACCCTGAACCTTACGCCGGATGATAAAAACGACATTGACTTCGATTACGCCCGTGAACTGCAGGATCGCGACAGTACGCCAGGTAAATCCACAGCAGAAGAAAGCTGTCGCAACGGAAGCTGTAAGCCAAACAGCAAAAGCGAAAACAAGTATGTGCACACGACCTATTCATTAACCCACAGCGGTTACTACGACGACTTCAACACCACCAGCTATATTCAGCAGGAAGAGACCGATAACCCGGGTCGTCAGATGAAGTCCTATAACACTATTTTTAACAATCAGAACCAGATTTTCCTCGGGGCACATACCCTGACGGCAGGCGGACAGTACCGTTATGAAAAACTGCGCGATAATGGTAACCAGCTGGAAGCGGCAGACGGTCTGAACAAGCTGACCCGCTGGAGCTGGGCGCTGTTTGCTGAAGATGAATGGGCCGTAACCGATACCTTCACGCTGACCGGCGGCCTGCGTATGGATAAAGATGAAAACTACGGTGATAACTGGACACCTCGCGGCTACGGCGTATGGCATCTCAGCGATCAATGGACCCTGAAAGGCGGCGTGTCTGCAGGCTACCGCGCGCCGGATCTGCGCCAGTCGTCAGCAAGCTGGGGACAGGTGACCGGCGGTGGTCGTCTGAAAGGTATCATTGTGGGCAACCCGGATCTGAAACCGGAAAAGAGCCTGAGCGAAGAAATCGGCCTGCTGTGGGATAACGGCAACGACCTCAACGCGGGCGTGACGCTGTTCAACACCGACTTCAAAGACAAGATCACCGAAGTTCGCCGCTGTAACAGCAGCGCCGATCCGGCCTGTACCATCGGCGGTACCCACTATGATTTTGTCAGCGATCGCGTTAACGTCGATGAAGCCAATATGCGCGGCGTAGAATCCACCTTCGGCTGGAAAATCACCTCCGATCTCAACTGGACGGCAAACTACACGTTCACCGAATCTGAACAGAAAAGCGGTCAGTTCTCCGGTCAGCCGTTAAACAAAATGCCGAAGCATATGTTTAACACCACGCTGGACTGGCAGGCCACGCAGGATCTCGGTTTCTGGAGCCGTCTGAACCTGCGCGGGAAAACCTCTGAGTACCTGAGCCGTACGTCGATGGCTCAAGGGACACCGTCCTATACTCAAGTCGATGTTGGTGTGCGTTACTACGTGAGCAAGGATGTGCTGGCCACCGCTGGCGTGTACAACGTGCTGGATAAGCAAATCGATTACGAGACCTATGACACCATACTCGATGGTCGTCGTTACACGGTTGGCCTGACCTATAACTTCTAA
- the preA gene encoding NAD-dependent dihydropyrimidine dehydrogenase subunit PreA: MLTKDLSITFCGVKFPNPFCLSSSPVGNCFEMCAKAYDTGWGGIVFKTIGFFIANEVSPRFDHLTKEDTGFIGFKNMEQIAEHPLEENLAAIRKLKQHYPDKVLIASIMGENEQQWQELARLVEEAGADMIECNFSCPQMTSHAMGSDVGQSPELVEKYCRAVKRGSSLPMLAKMTPNIGDMCEVALAAKHGGADGIATINTVKSITNIDLKRKIGMPVVNGKSSISGYSGKAVKPIALRFIQQLRSHPELHDFPISGIGGIETWEDAAEFLLLGAATLQVTTGIMQYGYRIVEDMTSGLSHYLADQGFNSLEEMVGLANANIIPAEDLDRSYIVYPHINLEKCVGCGRCYISCYDGGHQAMEWDEQTRTPHCDTEKCVGCLLCGHVCPVACIDLGEVKFKTGEKAHAVTL, translated from the coding sequence ATGTTAACGAAAGATCTTTCTATTACCTTTTGCGGCGTAAAATTCCCCAACCCGTTTTGCCTCTCTTCTTCTCCGGTAGGCAACTGCTTTGAGATGTGCGCCAAAGCCTATGACACCGGCTGGGGCGGCATTGTGTTTAAAACAATTGGTTTTTTTATTGCCAACGAAGTCTCCCCACGATTTGACCATCTGACAAAAGAAGATACCGGCTTTATTGGCTTCAAGAATATGGAGCAGATTGCCGAACATCCGCTGGAAGAGAACCTGGCCGCCATTCGTAAACTGAAACAACATTACCCTGATAAGGTACTGATTGCGTCAATCATGGGCGAAAATGAGCAGCAATGGCAGGAGCTGGCACGACTGGTTGAAGAAGCCGGTGCAGATATGATTGAGTGCAACTTCTCGTGTCCGCAGATGACTTCACATGCGATGGGCAGCGATGTCGGGCAAAGCCCGGAGTTGGTTGAGAAATACTGTCGGGCAGTTAAACGCGGTTCCTCCCTGCCGATGTTAGCCAAAATGACGCCAAATATCGGTGATATGTGCGAAGTCGCTCTGGCGGCTAAACACGGAGGCGCTGACGGTATCGCGACCATTAACACCGTAAAATCCATCACCAATATCGACCTGAAGCGGAAGATCGGCATGCCGGTGGTCAACGGGAAATCCAGTATTTCTGGCTATTCCGGCAAGGCTGTAAAACCCATCGCACTGCGCTTTATCCAACAACTGCGTTCGCACCCAGAACTGCATGATTTCCCGATTAGCGGCATTGGCGGTATTGAAACCTGGGAAGATGCTGCCGAATTCTTGCTGTTAGGCGCAGCCACGCTGCAGGTCACCACCGGGATCATGCAGTACGGCTACCGTATTGTGGAAGATATGACCAGCGGACTGTCGCACTATCTTGCCGATCAGGGGTTTAACTCACTGGAAGAGATGGTCGGTCTTGCCAATGCCAATATTATTCCGGCTGAAGATCTTGACCGTAGTTACATCGTCTACCCCCATATCAACCTCGAAAAATGCGTCGGCTGCGGACGCTGCTATATCTCCTGCTATGACGGAGGACATCAGGCGATGGAGTGGGATGAGCAGACCCGTACACCGCACTGCGACACGGAAAAATGCGTCGGCTGCTTGCTGTGTGGTCACGTTTGTCCGGTCGCCTGCATCGATTTAGGCGAGGTCAAATTCAAAACAGGTGAGAAAGCACATGCAGTAACGCTGTAA
- the mglA gene encoding galactose/methyl galactoside ABC transporter ATP-binding protein MglA: protein MVSTNTQSSGEYLLEMSGINKSFPGVKALDNVNLKVRPHSIHALMGENGAGKSTLLKCLFGIYQKDSGSILFQGKEIDFHSAKEALENGISMVHQELNLVLQRSVMDNMWLGRYPTKGMFVDQDKMYRDTKAIFDELDIDIDPRARVGTLSVSQMQMIEIAKAFSYDAKIVIMDEPTSSLTEKEVNHLFTIIRKLKERGCGIVYISHKMEEIFQLCDEITVLRDGQWIATQPLEGLDMDKIIAMMVGRSLNQRFPDKENTPGEVILEVRNLTSLRQPSIRDISFDLHKGEILGIAGLVGAKRTDIVETLFGIREKSSGTITLHGKKINNHSANEAINHGFALVTEERRSTGIYAYLDIGFNSLISNIQNYKNKVGLLDNSRMKSDTQWVIDSMRVKTPGHRTQIGSLSGGNQQKVVIGRWLLTQPEILMLDEPTRGIDVGAKFEIYQLIAELAKKEKGIIIISSEMPELLGITDRILVMSNGLVAGIVDTKTTTQNEILRLASLHL, encoded by the coding sequence ATGGTCAGCACTAATACTCAGTCGTCAGGCGAATACTTGTTGGAAATGAGCGGCATCAACAAGTCCTTTCCGGGCGTTAAGGCTCTTGATAATGTTAATTTAAAAGTCCGCCCACATTCTATTCATGCCTTGATGGGCGAGAATGGTGCTGGAAAGTCGACATTATTAAAATGTCTTTTTGGGATCTATCAAAAAGATTCCGGCAGTATTTTATTTCAGGGTAAAGAAATCGATTTTCATTCTGCTAAAGAAGCGCTTGAAAACGGTATTTCAATGGTACACCAGGAATTAAACCTGGTTTTACAACGTTCTGTGATGGACAACATGTGGCTGGGGCGTTATCCCACCAAAGGGATGTTTGTCGACCAGGATAAAATGTACCGTGATACCAAAGCGATATTTGATGAGCTGGATATTGATATCGATCCGCGTGCGCGTGTCGGTACGTTATCGGTTTCACAAATGCAGATGATAGAAATTGCCAAAGCATTTTCGTATGACGCCAAAATCGTCATCATGGATGAACCGACATCATCGTTAACCGAAAAAGAGGTTAATCATCTGTTCACCATCATCCGTAAGCTGAAAGAACGTGGCTGCGGTATCGTATATATTTCTCACAAAATGGAAGAAATCTTCCAGTTGTGCGATGAAATCACCGTCCTGCGTGATGGTCAGTGGATTGCCACCCAGCCGCTTGAAGGGCTGGATATGGATAAGATCATCGCCATGATGGTGGGACGTTCGCTGAACCAACGTTTCCCGGACAAAGAGAACACGCCTGGGGAAGTGATTCTTGAAGTACGCAATCTGACGTCGTTACGTCAACCGTCAATTCGTGATATCTCTTTTGATCTGCATAAAGGGGAAATCCTCGGTATTGCCGGTTTAGTCGGCGCAAAACGCACGGATATCGTTGAAACCCTTTTTGGTATTCGTGAAAAATCATCGGGTACGATTACGCTCCACGGCAAAAAAATTAATAACCACAGCGCCAATGAAGCCATTAACCATGGTTTTGCGCTGGTCACGGAAGAGCGCCGTTCAACCGGTATTTATGCCTATCTGGATATTGGATTTAACTCGTTAATCTCCAATATTCAGAACTATAAAAATAAAGTGGGTCTGTTGGATAATTCCCGCATGAAGAGCGATACCCAATGGGTTATTGACTCAATGAGGGTAAAAACACCTGGCCATCGTACGCAAATTGGTTCCCTGTCCGGTGGTAACCAGCAAAAGGTGGTTATTGGTCGTTGGTTGTTAACGCAGCCAGAGATACTGATGCTGGATGAACCCACGCGAGGAATCGACGTTGGTGCAAAATTTGAAATTTATCAGTTAATTGCAGAACTGGCGAAAAAGGAGAAGGGGATTATTATCATCTCCTCTGAAATGCCGGAACTGCTGGGTATTACCGATCGTATTCTGGTTATGAGCAATGGTCTCGTGGCTGGAATTGTTGACACGAAAACAACAACGCAAAACGAAATCCTCCGTCTTGCGTCTTTGCACCTTTAA